The DNA region TAATGAAGACTATTTTCCTGCACGTGCGCAATGGTTCATGCAACCGGGATTCTATTCAAAAGGCAGAGGCACGGCGTTTAACTTTGGTATATCAGTAAGATATTAAAGACAGGCCGATCAGCACATCCATGATACAGGCGGTGGGCGCCTATATATCATGGATGTGCCGTCCTTAACCGGATAACCGCGTTAAATTTCCCCGGTTGACCAATTGATCATTTCGTTTTAGTACGCCGTTTATAAGTGCAAGGGGAATATCGGCCGAATTAGCAACACCTGTCTCTAAATACTGAAATCAGAAAATTTATCAGGGATAATTTGTAACCCAATCATCATATTGTCAAGACCCGGCCCTCATCTGACTTTCAATTTTAAATATTACAAGTACACTAACTCCCGGTTCGTTTTTAATCTCAAAAGTGCCTCCCAACTGCTTACTAAGTGCCTTAAGCATTTCCATTCCCAATGACGAAGCTTCGGATAATTTGAAATTTGCTGGTAGCCCTTTACCGTTATCAGTAATACGCAAAGTAATAGTTTTCAAGGCCGATAGTTTCGCGTGGATAAGAATTTCCCCTCCGTCGTTCCCAAACGCATATTTAATACTATTGGTAATGGTTTCATTCAATATAAGGCCCATAGGCACGGCCTGGGATATATCCAGATTCACCTGATCTAAATCTTCTTTAAATCTAATTTTACGATGACCGCAATCATAGCAGGTATAAAGATATCTAACTAAATCGGTTATGTAGTCGGCCATCGCAATAGTAGCCACGTTGCTTTTACTGTATAGTTTTTGGTGAATAATAGAAATGGCCTGTACCCGGTTTTGGCTATCTCTTATTGCGTCCCTGGCATCGGTATTTTGCAGATATGCGGATTGCGTATACAGTAAACTCATTACAATTTGCAGGTTATTCTTAACCCGGTGATGAACTTCCCGCAGCAGCCATTCTTTTTCGGTTAGCAAGTCCTGTTGGCGGCTTAACAGGCTATCTTTATCCTGAAGTAGTTTTTCTTTCTCATTTAGTAAAGAGAAAAGAGAGTTGTTTTGAGTGTTGATCTCTTCCTGCTTTATCTTCAGTTTAAAGTTGCTGCTTTGTTTGCTTCGGTAAGCGAAGTATAATACTCCGGTTAGTATAAAGCCTATCAACACACCGGTAAGAGTGATGTTTCGTTGCTGGTTAATTTTTTCGAGGTTGTTTTTTTGTATGGTTGACTGGTTATTTAATTCCTGGATCTTCTTATCCTTTTGTACGGATAAATATTTGGTTTCAAGCTCGCCTATTTGTTTGCTTGTTGTAACATTAGTAAGGGAATCTTTAATGATTTTAATTCGCTGAAAGCCTTTTAATGCCGCCAAAAAATCGCCTTTGGCCGAATCAACCTTGAATCTATGCTGATAGATGGTCATTTTTGAAAGTACCGACATTTTATCGGTAGGCAGGGCTTCCAGCATCTTCAGTTCATTGGCCAGCTTTGCCCACTGCCTGGTAAGCAGGTAATGCTTGGGAAGGGGATCATACGTGGCAATGAAA from Mucilaginibacter sp. SJ includes:
- a CDS encoding tetratricopeptide repeat-containing sensor histidine kinase, yielding MKKLAICIFLISCTFIADAQKVAELFQKLQNTGNDTNRINAQLQLGQYYLNKPGELFKDLDSSSYYITQAETLSKTIHATGHLYRTLFAKGELDIEQNNWNAATEVFTSVANYYQVHHEPLKEANVWHYYADRMPVPDKFKVDSKLKIHNKAYEIYLKNGFKLQAADEQFRIAFTYQNANQFDKAEQGFISVIKQYQLLKSPQIALAYYRLADNYYRKGDMPKELLARINCVNAYEAAAKHDLNWGQYYYFTLGVAYYNKRQFEQALIYHQKCVDIATELNNQEMYNLGVHEILTCYINLKKYATAFAYLKKTSQRYPKKTVVQESMFLSAELKLYNHMNNGNAAEKMIPRFKKVFQQVYKDIPRETKRNYYAMDNFIATYDPLPKHYLLTRQWAKLANELKMLEALPTDKMSVLSKMTIYQHRFKVDSAKGDFLAALKGFQRIKIIKDSLTNVTTSKQIGELETKYLSVQKDKKIQELNNQSTIQKNNLEKINQQRNITLTGVLIGFILTGVLYFAYRSKQSSNFKLKIKQEEINTQNNSLFSLLNEKEKLLQDKDSLLSRQQDLLTEKEWLLREVHHRVKNNLQIVMSLLYTQSAYLQNTDARDAIRDSQNRVQAISIIHQKLYSKSNVATIAMADYITDLVRYLYTCYDCGHRKIRFKEDLDQVNLDISQAVPMGLILNETITNSIKYAFGNDGGEILIHAKLSALKTITLRITDNGKGLPANFKLSEASSLGMEMLKALSKQLGGTFEIKNEPGVSVLVIFKIESQMRAGS